A region from the Halobacillus mangrovi genome encodes:
- a CDS encoding cation:proton antiporter, with product MVDSLLLQFMLIGILGVGSQWVAWRFRLPAIVVMSIVGLLAGPVLGIMNPEEDFGDLYKPIISLAVAVILFEGSLNLDFKEVRGLGRPVFRIVTIGAFLSWILGALAAHYVAGLSWAVAFVIGGLFIVTGPTVILPLLRQAKLKPRPAKILKWEGIIVDPIGALLAVFAFEIIEFILGTDVNPSALFTFFLASVFAVLLGLVCGKGVGWMFETGYVPEFLKSPVVFTVVIACFTIADEVTHETGLLSVTAMGMTLANMHISSIADMRHFKENISLLLISTIFVMLTASLTQETLVEIFNIQTIGFVLLMLFIVRPLSIFISTWGTDLSKSEKLLVGWIAPRGIVALTVASYFSSILLDSGFEDASILISITFALVFTTVVAHGFSIGWLSKKLGLSMEGPPGVLISGGSPFSTGIAKVLEELKVPVLIADSSWERLSKARSTGIKSYHGEILSEQTEYYLDMTPYEYLIAATELDSYNALVCTTFVPEFGRNNLFQLSLSNREGDNLEGLVHTIGGRVLFKEGASWEDLNDMVENGYVFRKTNITEQYTYKKYLENIDEHALLLFIKKPTGKIEFYSSEVESRAENGDVVVSLTPPSKEFERIQEKLEEQRKDPKKK from the coding sequence ATGGTTGATTCGCTGTTACTCCAATTCATGTTGATTGGGATATTAGGAGTCGGATCTCAATGGGTGGCCTGGCGTTTTCGTTTACCTGCCATCGTCGTCATGTCCATTGTAGGTTTGCTTGCTGGTCCCGTACTTGGAATAATGAATCCTGAAGAAGATTTTGGTGACTTATATAAACCCATCATTTCACTAGCCGTTGCTGTCATACTTTTTGAGGGCAGCTTGAATTTGGACTTTAAAGAAGTAAGAGGGCTTGGACGTCCTGTTTTTCGTATCGTAACAATTGGTGCTTTTTTAAGCTGGATTCTTGGTGCTCTGGCGGCCCACTATGTTGCAGGACTGTCATGGGCTGTAGCTTTTGTCATAGGTGGACTTTTTATTGTAACGGGTCCGACCGTCATATTGCCTCTTTTAAGGCAGGCAAAATTAAAGCCTCGGCCAGCAAAAATATTAAAATGGGAAGGGATCATTGTTGATCCGATCGGTGCGTTACTTGCTGTTTTTGCTTTTGAAATCATCGAATTCATTCTCGGAACGGATGTAAATCCATCTGCCTTGTTCACATTCTTCCTAGCTTCGGTATTCGCTGTGTTGCTGGGTCTAGTGTGCGGTAAAGGTGTCGGCTGGATGTTCGAGACAGGGTACGTTCCGGAGTTTCTCAAATCGCCGGTAGTCTTCACTGTCGTAATTGCTTGTTTCACAATTGCAGATGAAGTCACCCATGAAACAGGACTTTTATCTGTTACGGCTATGGGGATGACGCTTGCGAATATGCATATTTCTTCAATTGCCGATATGAGGCATTTTAAAGAAAACATATCCTTATTATTGATATCAACGATCTTCGTGATGTTAACAGCTTCTCTCACACAAGAAACCTTAGTGGAGATTTTCAATATACAAACCATTGGATTTGTCTTACTGATGCTTTTTATTGTTCGTCCGCTATCCATTTTCATATCGACGTGGGGAACGGATTTATCAAAATCAGAAAAGTTATTAGTCGGATGGATTGCCCCAAGAGGGATTGTAGCGCTTACGGTGGCTAGTTATTTTTCCAGTATACTCCTTGATTCAGGATTTGAAGATGCTTCGATTCTGATTTCAATCACTTTTGCGCTAGTATTCACCACGGTTGTGGCACACGGTTTTTCAATTGGCTGGCTTTCAAAGAAGCTTGGCCTATCTATGGAAGGCCCTCCAGGTGTCTTAATTTCTGGTGGCAGTCCTTTTTCTACAGGGATTGCAAAAGTATTAGAAGAGTTGAAAGTACCTGTGCTGATTGCAGATTCCTCATGGGAACGATTATCGAAGGCTCGTTCTACAGGAATCAAATCCTATCATGGTGAAATATTGTCTGAGCAGACGGAATACTACCTTGATATGACACCGTACGAATATTTAATCGCAGCTACAGAATTGGATTCTTATAATGCTCTAGTATGTACCACGTTTGTACCTGAATTCGGTCGTAACAACCTTTTCCAGCTAAGTTTAAGCAACAGGGAAGGGGACAATCTGGAAGGACTCGTTCATACTATTGGTGGCCGTGTTCTTTTCAAGGAAGGTGCTTCGTGGGAAGATTTAAATGACATGGTTGAGAATGGTTATGTTTTTAGAAAGACCAACATTACAGAACAATATACGTATAAAAAATATCTCGAGAATATTGATGAGCATGCGCTTCTTCTTTTCATCAAGAAACCTACAGGAAAAATCGAATTCTACAGTTCTGAGGTAGAGTCGAGAGCAGAGAATGGAGATGTAGTTGTCTCCCTCACCCCTCCAAGTAAGGAATTTGAGAGGATTCAAGAAAAGCTGGAGGAACAGAGAAAAGATCCAAAAAAAAAATAA
- a CDS encoding SE1832 family protein: protein MTKKEIKDQITFLKSDYVRIQGDLDKLEANGANVSNAEAQLERIENELKELNKQLAERK from the coding sequence ATGACAAAAAAGGAAATCAAAGATCAAATTACCTTCCTGAAATCTGATTATGTAAGAATACAGGGGGATTTAGACAAGCTTGAAGCGAATGGAGCCAACGTGTCCAACGCAGAAGCCCAGCTTGAGCGAATTGAAAATGAGCTAAAAGAATTGAACAAACAACTAGCTGAAAGAAAATAA
- a CDS encoding GNAT family N-acetyltransferase, with translation MRVIKQSDGKKFHETVEGLLMDREAENNLPIGILQRMFENPTTEDAYLLHMDEDGLPVYLAMRTPPHLWILPSLESAEAKHIQCLVRYLFDHNYDVPGVLGEEQAVRWFLEAWKRLNPAKEARLHMRQGIFRLDELQPILPQEGKLVTAVNAHIPLIIDWLEKFGVETNERLISRQAEELAQDMVGTQRAHLWVVEDQPVSMANRARKTPNGATINGVYTPDLHKRKGYASQVVWALTKKLLDQGCEYCALYTDLSNPTSNSIYKKIGYKWIGNSLVYHFESKDPSSKS, from the coding sequence ATGAGAGTTATAAAGCAAAGTGATGGAAAGAAATTTCATGAAACAGTGGAAGGACTATTGATGGACAGAGAGGCAGAAAATAACTTGCCCATAGGTATTCTTCAACGGATGTTTGAGAATCCTACTACTGAAGATGCCTATTTATTACATATGGATGAGGATGGTCTCCCTGTTTACCTTGCAATGCGGACACCGCCTCACTTATGGATTCTTCCTTCTTTGGAAAGTGCAGAGGCTAAGCACATTCAATGTTTAGTCCGCTACCTTTTTGATCATAACTATGATGTACCTGGTGTGCTTGGAGAAGAACAGGCGGTCCGCTGGTTTTTAGAAGCATGGAAGCGACTGAACCCAGCAAAAGAAGCGAGGCTTCATATGAGGCAGGGGATTTTTCGGCTTGATGAATTGCAGCCGATTCTCCCGCAAGAAGGGAAGTTAGTCACTGCAGTAAATGCTCATATCCCTTTAATTATAGATTGGCTGGAGAAGTTCGGTGTAGAAACGAATGAGCGTCTTATTAGTAGACAGGCAGAGGAGCTTGCTCAAGATATGGTAGGAACGCAAAGAGCCCACTTATGGGTGGTGGAGGACCAACCTGTTTCGATGGCAAATCGTGCGCGAAAAACCCCGAATGGTGCAACGATCAACGGTGTTTACACTCCGGATTTGCACAAAAGAAAAGGCTACGCTTCCCAAGTCGTGTGGGCACTCACAAAGAAACTTCTGGATCAAGGATGTGAGTACTGTGCTCTCTACACTGATTTAAGTAATCCAACCTCCAACTCTATCTATAAAAAAATCGGTTACAAATGGATCGGGAACTCTTTGGTTTATCATTTTGAGTCAAAAGATCCAAGTTCAAAAAGTTGA
- a CDS encoding TRAP transporter small permease, protein MNLLKGLDKLILKIEEFILSYAVIIIALMVVGKALSRALFNYSPPFADEVSQIAIVVATFMGISYAARKGRHISMSAFYDLAPFKVRKILAIFIPLVTAIVLFVLTYFSALYVYDVYDSGRVTSALQMPAYYLYIFIPIGFFLGGIQFLRNMWINIKDRNEVYLGTDAKDYNDQTKHEVHEGTHL, encoded by the coding sequence TTGAATCTACTAAAAGGCTTAGACAAATTAATATTAAAAATAGAAGAATTTATACTTAGTTACGCTGTTATTATAATTGCGTTGATGGTGGTAGGAAAAGCTCTCAGCCGTGCACTTTTTAACTATTCACCGCCATTTGCAGATGAGGTCAGTCAAATTGCCATTGTTGTGGCTACATTTATGGGAATTAGTTACGCAGCTAGGAAAGGGCGGCATATCAGTATGTCGGCTTTTTATGATTTGGCACCATTCAAGGTGCGTAAAATTCTCGCTATCTTCATCCCCTTAGTAACAGCTATTGTATTATTTGTACTTACTTACTTTTCAGCTTTATACGTCTATGATGTGTATGATTCAGGACGTGTGACATCTGCGTTACAGATGCCGGCTTATTACTTGTACATTTTCATTCCTATTGGTTTTTTCTTGGGAGGCATTCAATTCCTAAGAAATATGTGGATCAATATTAAAGACCGGAATGAAGTCTATCTTGGAACCGATGCTAAGGATTATAACGACCAAACGAAGCATGAAGTTCATGAAGGAACACATTTATAA
- a CDS encoding TRAP transporter large permease: MVATLLTIMVVLLLLNFPMMIPLMAAPLIVLFMYFPNLDPMILMQQFSTGIEPYVLLAVPLFIFAADIMTTGKTSNRLLDFIGSFIGHVRGGYAVTTAAACTLFGAISGSTQATVVAIGKPMRERLLKIGYKDPTAIALIINSSDVALLVPPSIGMIIYGLVSGTSVGDLFIAGIIPGIIVFLSFAIYSVIYAKTKDIPLANKASWSERLKMTRKALLPLGFPIIIIGGIYTGIFSPTEAAGMSVLYAFILEVVIYRSIHLKELPKIARSTGLVTSAVFVLVAGGQAFTWVISFARIPQMITETVLGTNPSAVYVLLMVTIFFFIGCMFVDPIVVILVLTPIFYPAAMNAGIDPVHLGVVITFQAALGSATPPFGVDIFTASAVFNKPYLEVIKGTPPYIIMLVAISILLIFFEELSLILL, translated from the coding sequence ATGGTTGCCACTTTACTGACGATCATGGTGGTCCTTCTACTTTTGAATTTTCCAATGATGATACCGCTGATGGCGGCGCCGTTAATTGTATTATTCATGTATTTTCCGAATTTGGACCCCATGATCTTAATGCAGCAATTTTCCACAGGAATAGAACCTTACGTACTATTAGCTGTACCCTTGTTTATTTTTGCAGCAGATATTATGACAACAGGGAAGACCTCAAATCGTCTATTGGATTTCATTGGCTCGTTCATCGGGCATGTTCGGGGAGGATATGCGGTAACAACAGCTGCTGCCTGTACTCTTTTTGGAGCTATTTCCGGTTCTACTCAAGCTACGGTCGTAGCGATTGGTAAACCAATGAGAGAAAGACTTTTGAAAATCGGGTATAAAGATCCCACGGCAATCGCTCTTATTATTAATTCCAGTGATGTAGCCTTGCTCGTCCCGCCGAGTATTGGAATGATCATCTACGGATTGGTTTCAGGAACGTCGGTAGGGGATCTCTTCATTGCCGGAATCATCCCTGGAATTATCGTATTTTTAAGTTTTGCGATATATAGTGTGATTTATGCTAAAACTAAAGATATTCCACTGGCAAATAAAGCTTCATGGAGCGAGCGGCTGAAGATGACGAGAAAGGCTCTTCTTCCTCTGGGTTTCCCAATCATTATCATTGGGGGAATCTATACAGGTATCTTCAGTCCAACAGAGGCAGCAGGTATGTCTGTCCTCTATGCGTTTATTTTAGAAGTAGTCATTTATCGTTCGATCCACCTTAAAGAGCTACCAAAGATTGCACGTTCTACAGGACTTGTTACCTCTGCCGTCTTCGTATTAGTGGCCGGCGGTCAAGCTTTTACATGGGTGATATCTTTTGCCAGAATTCCACAGATGATTACAGAAACAGTACTGGGTACGAATCCAAGTGCTGTCTATGTATTGTTGATGGTAACGATATTCTTCTTTATTGGGTGTATGTTTGTCGATCCAATTGTAGTAATACTCGTTTTGACGCCGATTTTCTATCCGGCGGCCATGAATGCAGGCATCGATCCTGTACACTTAGGAGTGGTAATTACATTCCAAGCGGCTCTAGGTTCAGCGACGCCGCCATTTGGTGTCGATATCTTTACAGCCAGTGCCGTGTTCAACAAACCTTACTTGGAAGTTATTAAAGGAACTCCGCCATACATCATTATGCTGGTGGCGATATCTATACTTCTTATATTCTTTGAAGAACTTTCGCTTATCCTATTGTAA
- a CDS encoding DctP family TRAP transporter solute-binding subunit translates to MLLVVSIVLAACGGGNGDENAGGSEGQTYNWKFVTEEVDGQVQYEYAEEFAKRMKEKSDGAVNIEVYEFGGLGSETDQVEQLQNGAVEMAVMSPGFTGNMVKEGQIFALHFLFPDSVEKTQQILNDSEALNKDLRGKYEEHSISPLSYWTEGAMQWTSSKEISEPADFQNFKMRTQTSPLILESYKAYGADPTPMSWSELYTALDRGTVEGQENPIFFIGDASFYEVQDYMTISNHNNYVAMTTVNTDWYEGLNDEMKTMVDETVSEMQEWVFEEQKSQNEKWLEEIKNDDENPTEIVELTEEQREMFKEKAMPVRDFYRSDVSTVDGKILDKLQEEIKAAGE, encoded by the coding sequence ATGTTGCTTGTAGTAAGTATTGTATTAGCTGCTTGTGGCGGCGGTAACGGCGATGAAAACGCCGGAGGCAGTGAAGGGCAGACATATAACTGGAAATTTGTAACCGAAGAAGTGGATGGACAAGTTCAGTATGAATACGCTGAAGAATTTGCTAAACGGATGAAAGAAAAGTCAGATGGAGCTGTAAACATTGAAGTTTATGAATTCGGCGGTCTTGGAAGTGAAACCGACCAAGTAGAGCAGCTTCAAAATGGAGCGGTAGAAATGGCAGTTATGTCACCAGGTTTTACAGGAAATATGGTGAAAGAGGGCCAAATTTTCGCTTTACACTTCCTTTTCCCAGATAGCGTAGAAAAAACACAACAAATTTTAAATGATAGTGAAGCACTGAATAAAGATTTGCGTGGCAAATATGAAGAGCATAGCATTTCGCCTCTATCTTATTGGACAGAGGGAGCTATGCAATGGACATCCAGCAAAGAAATCTCAGAACCAGCTGATTTCCAGAACTTCAAAATGCGTACACAAACTTCTCCATTGATTTTGGAGTCCTATAAAGCCTATGGAGCGGATCCTACACCAATGAGTTGGTCAGAGCTTTATACGGCGCTTGATCGCGGAACAGTAGAAGGTCAAGAAAACCCGATTTTCTTTATTGGTGACGCTTCTTTCTACGAAGTTCAAGATTATATGACGATTTCTAACCACAATAACTATGTGGCCATGACTACTGTAAATACAGACTGGTATGAAGGTTTGAATGATGAGATGAAAACCATGGTAGATGAAACAGTCAGTGAAATGCAGGAATGGGTTTTTGAAGAGCAGAAATCTCAAAATGAAAAATGGTTGGAAGAGATTAAAAATGATGATGAAAATCCAACTGAGATTGTAGAGCTGACAGAAGAACAGCGCGAAATGTTTAAAGAAAAAGCTATGCCTGTTCGTGACTTTTATCGCAGTGACGTATCTACAGTAGACGGTAAAATCTTAGATAAACTTCAAGAAGAAATAAAAGCTGCAGGTGAATAA
- a CDS encoding MFS transporter, protein MSQPLPKLWTWPFIFLILANLFTFMSFQMLLPNLPPYIESIGGSSLQIGLITTTFAFAAIIIRPFIGHLLMTKPRKLLVMIGSISLLIMTALYPVTQIVVILLMIRFIHGIAWGWSTTVNGTAAVDLVPRRRVGEGMGYFGLSVTVGMIMAPSLGIYLYQNYSFNLLVWIAAALGVVAIVLFSVTSFVTPDSVYQNQKNPPKFSFFGSLIEQKSRYPALVTFLNTFGYGAVVTYIVIFGNEQGLSGTFLFYFFNAVFATISRPLTGKYFDKRGPWKLIMVCSLISFIAMWVLSLASSNLHLIIAGALFGIGFGSMMPALQAWVISKTTTERSGIANGMYYSSIDLGIGSSAFILGFIYNFVNTATLFKLSSIMFLAVLVLTFFDYRKQSEPWTGT, encoded by the coding sequence ATGTCACAGCCTTTGCCGAAACTTTGGACTTGGCCCTTTATCTTTTTGATATTAGCGAACTTATTCACATTTATGAGCTTCCAAATGCTCCTTCCAAACCTTCCTCCCTACATAGAATCCATCGGGGGGAGCAGTCTGCAAATCGGATTGATTACGACAACCTTTGCCTTTGCTGCTATCATCATTCGCCCTTTCATTGGCCATTTGTTGATGACAAAACCGCGAAAGTTGTTGGTTATGATTGGATCGATATCTTTGCTGATTATGACTGCTCTATATCCGGTTACCCAAATTGTAGTCATCCTCTTAATGATCCGCTTTATTCACGGGATCGCATGGGGATGGTCGACAACTGTCAATGGAACCGCGGCCGTTGATCTAGTTCCAAGGAGACGGGTCGGTGAAGGGATGGGATATTTCGGATTATCCGTCACTGTGGGGATGATCATGGCACCTAGTTTAGGTATTTATCTTTACCAGAACTATTCGTTCAACCTTCTCGTTTGGATTGCTGCAGCATTGGGAGTTGTTGCAATTGTCTTGTTTTCCGTCACAAGTTTTGTCACTCCTGACAGTGTTTATCAAAATCAAAAAAATCCACCGAAATTTTCTTTCTTCGGTTCTTTAATTGAGCAAAAGAGTCGTTACCCTGCTCTTGTCACGTTCCTTAACACCTTCGGATATGGAGCAGTGGTTACGTATATTGTTATTTTTGGAAACGAACAAGGTTTATCCGGAACCTTCCTTTTCTACTTTTTCAATGCGGTTTTCGCAACCATCTCCAGGCCTTTGACGGGTAAGTATTTTGACAAAAGAGGCCCGTGGAAACTGATTATGGTCTGTTCTCTGATATCTTTTATCGCAATGTGGGTTCTATCTCTTGCCAGTTCAAATTTACACTTGATCATCGCTGGGGCACTGTTCGGCATTGGATTCGGATCTATGATGCCTGCCCTGCAAGCCTGGGTAATCTCCAAAACGACAACGGAAAGAAGTGGGATTGCAAACGGGATGTACTACTCATCCATTGATTTAGGCATCGGTTCGAGTGCCTTCATCCTTGGATTCATTTATAACTTTGTCAACACAGCTACTCTTTTCAAGTTATCGAGTATCATGTTTTTGGCTGTCCTAGTCCTTACTTTTTTCGATTATAGAAAACAATCAGAACCATGGACAGGCACATGA
- a CDS encoding AI-2E family transporter: MIHKKWFQTLVAGILASLLILLLHEIQFFFAPFFTYLGAIALPLIGGGILFYISRPVLHFLENYKIPRLLAILIIFLLFIFVGFLITQFIAPIAQQQFSRLVNNMPRMIDMLTETVTYWQQNQDIIPSQFDSTIQNVIQNLQSYLQDASMIIINVISQLIGFVFALVLIPFFLFFMLKDGDKLVPFITQFLSKRKAKSFKKLAHSVDHTLNSFILGQMTVSIVVGLLLLIGYLIIHLEYSLTLALFAMFMNVIPFVGPFLAVIPAILVAFFQDPVLVVWVAVIMVVAQQIEGNFVSPNVMGKALNIHPLTIITLILAAGSLAGFLGLIFAIPAYAVIKAIVSHFYHEWLDRKDSADIK, encoded by the coding sequence TTGATTCATAAAAAATGGTTCCAAACACTAGTAGCCGGAATCTTAGCTTCCCTGCTCATTCTTTTACTGCACGAAATTCAATTCTTTTTTGCTCCTTTCTTCACTTACCTTGGAGCAATTGCCCTTCCATTAATTGGAGGCGGGATATTATTTTATATTTCAAGACCTGTTCTTCACTTTCTAGAGAACTATAAAATCCCAAGGCTGTTAGCAATTTTAATTATATTCCTATTGTTTATTTTTGTAGGTTTTTTAATTACCCAATTCATTGCACCAATCGCTCAGCAGCAGTTTTCAAGATTAGTCAATAATATGCCACGGATGATTGATATGCTGACCGAAACCGTCACTTACTGGCAGCAAAATCAAGATATCATTCCTAGTCAGTTCGATAGCACAATACAAAACGTTATTCAAAACCTGCAATCCTACCTTCAGGATGCGTCCATGATTATCATCAATGTGATTAGCCAGTTAATTGGTTTTGTCTTTGCGCTCGTATTGATTCCGTTTTTCCTTTTCTTCATGCTGAAAGATGGAGATAAACTCGTTCCTTTCATCACACAGTTTTTGAGCAAACGAAAAGCGAAGAGTTTTAAAAAATTAGCTCACTCCGTTGATCATACGTTGAATTCCTTTATTCTTGGCCAAATGACAGTCAGTATAGTCGTGGGGCTGCTGCTTCTTATCGGCTATCTTATTATCCATTTGGAATACTCGTTAACACTCGCATTGTTTGCCATGTTTATGAACGTCATTCCTTTTGTCGGTCCATTTCTTGCGGTCATCCCTGCTATCCTTGTCGCGTTCTTCCAGGACCCTGTCTTAGTCGTTTGGGTAGCCGTAATCATGGTAGTCGCTCAACAAATCGAAGGAAATTTCGTCTCCCCAAACGTTATGGGAAAAGCATTGAACATTCACCCTTTAACGATTATTACACTCATTTTGGCAGCTGGAAGCTTAGCAGGATTTTTAGGATTGATCTTCGCTATACCTGCCTATGCGGTTATAAAAGCGATCGTCAGTCACTTTTACCATGAATGGCTGGACAGAAAAGACTCAGCCGATATTAAATAA
- the pepT gene encoding peptidase T, with translation MKNELLERFKSYVTIDTQSDENSDTTPSTKGQWELAEKLVEELKEIGMEEVTIDENAYVMATLPANIDKDVPVIGFLAHVDTATDFTGENVHPQVVENYDGGDINLNEDVVLSPNNFPELEGYKGHTLITTDGTTLLGADNKAGITEIMTAMNYLIQHPEIKHGKIRVAFTPDEEIGRGPHKFNVDKFGASYAYTVDGGPLGELQFESFNAATARVDFYGNSVHPGTAKGKMINAIKMAIDFQQQLPVEEAPEHTEKYEGFYHLHSFTGDVEKASLIYLIRDHDKDKFTRKKETMQSLTERLQEKYSKERVSMEMNDQYYNMGDKIKPVRQIVDIAYEAMENSNIAPLVKPIRGGTDGSQLSYMGLPTPNLFTGGENFHGKYEYISLDSMEKATNVIVEISRLFADKAK, from the coding sequence ATGAAAAATGAGCTTTTGGAGAGGTTCAAATCCTATGTCACAATCGATACACAATCGGATGAGAATAGTGATACAACACCATCCACAAAAGGACAGTGGGAATTAGCTGAAAAATTGGTAGAAGAGCTGAAGGAAATAGGAATGGAAGAAGTTACGATTGATGAGAATGCGTATGTGATGGCTACACTACCTGCCAATATAGATAAAGATGTACCTGTTATCGGATTCTTAGCGCATGTAGATACAGCGACTGACTTCACAGGGGAGAATGTCCATCCACAAGTAGTTGAGAATTATGATGGGGGAGACATCAACCTGAATGAAGACGTGGTCCTATCACCTAACAATTTTCCTGAACTCGAAGGATATAAAGGTCATACTTTGATAACTACAGATGGTACGACACTGCTTGGAGCTGATAATAAAGCGGGGATAACCGAAATTATGACAGCTATGAATTACTTAATTCAACACCCCGAAATCAAACACGGGAAAATAAGAGTAGCGTTTACCCCAGATGAAGAAATTGGACGCGGGCCACATAAGTTCAATGTCGATAAATTTGGAGCATCCTATGCTTATACCGTTGATGGTGGACCATTAGGAGAACTGCAATTTGAAAGTTTTAACGCGGCAACGGCCAGAGTAGACTTCTATGGAAATAGTGTACATCCAGGCACGGCAAAAGGGAAAATGATTAACGCCATAAAAATGGCCATTGATTTTCAACAGCAGCTTCCTGTTGAGGAGGCACCCGAACATACGGAAAAATATGAAGGGTTTTACCATCTCCATTCCTTTACAGGTGATGTAGAAAAAGCCTCACTGATCTATTTAATCCGAGACCATGATAAAGATAAATTCACTCGTAAGAAGGAAACGATGCAGTCTCTGACTGAACGGCTTCAAGAGAAGTATAGTAAAGAGCGGGTAAGTATGGAGATGAATGATCAATATTACAACATGGGAGATAAAATTAAACCGGTAAGGCAAATCGTAGACATCGCTTATGAAGCGATGGAAAATTCGAATATTGCACCTCTTGTGAAACCGATTCGCGGCGGAACAGATGGATCACAATTATCTTATATGGGACTGCCTACTCCTAATCTTTTTACAGGGGGAGAGAACTTCCATGGAAAATACGAATACATCTCCTTGGATAGTATGGAGAAAGCAACAAATGTTATTGTAGAAATTTCGCGTCTTTTTGCAGATAAAGCCAAATAA
- a CDS encoding YciI family protein — MEYLYRLTLIKRLLKEENWTKADEKIVTDHFHHLKSWTEEGKVVMAGRTTNEDASQFGIVIFYATNAQEAEHMMNEDPAIKKGIMKGELFPFKIALQG; from the coding sequence ATGGAATATCTATATAGACTCACCCTAATCAAACGTTTGCTTAAGGAAGAAAATTGGACAAAGGCCGACGAAAAGATAGTGACTGACCATTTTCATCACTTAAAGAGCTGGACAGAAGAAGGTAAAGTGGTGATGGCTGGGAGAACAACCAATGAGGATGCAAGTCAATTTGGTATTGTGATATTTTACGCTACTAATGCTCAAGAGGCAGAGCATATGATGAACGAGGATCCAGCCATAAAAAAAGGAATTATGAAGGGAGAACTATTTCCGTTTAAGATTGCGCTTCAAGGGTAA
- a CDS encoding TerC family protein, with protein MDAQLLIEYGWVLLVLVGLEGILAADNALVLAIMVKHLPEKKRKKALFYGLFGAFLLRFGSLFIISFLVDVWQVQALGAAYLLFISGKHLYDKWKAKDKKGEESDADESDEPERGKGFWATVLKVELADLAFAVDSILAAVALAVALPDTGLPEVGSLDGGKFAVILAGGMIGIIIMRFAANFFVRILHSRPGLEIAAFVIVGWVGVKLVVATLAHPNVHILSEDFAHSALWKISFYAILVAIAAVGWFFSPRKEPKEQEQV; from the coding sequence GTGGATGCACAATTACTGATTGAATACGGATGGGTTCTACTAGTATTAGTCGGTCTGGAAGGCATATTAGCCGCTGACAATGCGCTTGTGCTTGCCATTATGGTCAAACACCTTCCAGAGAAGAAAAGGAAAAAAGCTCTGTTCTACGGCTTGTTTGGTGCATTTTTACTTCGTTTTGGGTCATTATTTATTATTTCCTTCCTCGTAGATGTATGGCAGGTGCAGGCACTAGGTGCCGCTTACCTGTTATTCATCTCAGGGAAACACTTATATGATAAATGGAAAGCGAAGGATAAGAAAGGAGAGGAGAGCGATGCGGACGAGTCAGATGAACCAGAGCGAGGAAAAGGATTCTGGGCGACAGTCCTTAAGGTTGAACTTGCTGACCTTGCATTTGCTGTAGACTCGATTCTTGCTGCTGTGGCCCTGGCTGTAGCTCTCCCAGATACAGGCCTTCCTGAAGTGGGAAGTCTTGATGGAGGTAAATTTGCTGTCATCCTGGCTGGTGGTATGATCGGTATTATCATCATGCGTTTTGCAGCGAACTTCTTTGTGAGAATCTTGCACTCTAGACCTGGGCTGGAGATCGCTGCTTTCGTAATTGTGGGCTGGGTTGGTGTGAAGTTAGTCGTGGCTACACTTGCTCACCCGAATGTTCATATTCTAAGTGAGGATTTTGCTCATTCGGCGTTATGGAAAATCAGCTTCTATGCCATTCTAGTAGCTATTGCAGCTGTCGGCTGGTTTTTCTCCCCTAGAAAAGAGCCAAAAGAACAAGAACAGGTTTAA
- a CDS encoding SE1561 family protein, translating into MGKAAKHPSDQFHYIKNRIKMLNQVVSTMDADEVDIEDFNRVLDMIQQLQIKMERFKKDWDAE; encoded by the coding sequence ATGGGAAAAGCTGCAAAGCATCCATCTGATCAATTTCATTACATAAAAAACCGGATTAAAATGCTTAACCAGGTGGTATCAACCATGGACGCAGACGAGGTGGATATTGAGGATTTCAACAGAGTACTGGATATGATCCAACAGCTTCAAATAAAGATGGAACGCTTTAAAAAAGACTGGGATGCCGAATGA